The Geoglobus acetivorans genome window below encodes:
- a CDS encoding acyl-CoA dehydrogenase, which yields MQCPNTWVINVSRPADFYNIDELLTDEEKLVRSSVREFLEKEVRPLVIDAWHEEKPLNFRELGKKFGELGMLGAFIPEEYGCPGMNYTTFGLICQEVERIDSALRSFVAVTSGLVMYPIWRYGSEEQKKKYLPKLASGEIIGCFGLTEPNHGSDPASMEARCKKDGDEWILNGTKTWITEADIADIAIFWARDVDDGRVKGFIVEKGTKGFHQSALTKKGSMRAGGVGEFSLVNCRVPDEQRLPEAKGLGAPLSCLNQARFGISWGAVGIALDCFETVLSYVKERKQFGTPLASFQLVQEKLAYMLIEITKAQLVAWRLGRLMDEGRATTEQISLAKKNNVKIARDIARLAREMLGANGISLDYSPIRHMANIESVYTYEGTDDIHTLILGRAITGIQAFRRELKI from the coding sequence ATGCAGTGTCCCAACACATGGGTGATAAACGTGTCCAGACCAGCAGACTTCTACAACATCGATGAACTTCTAACAGACGAGGAAAAGCTTGTAAGAAGCTCAGTTAGGGAATTCCTGGAAAAGGAAGTCAGACCTCTCGTTATAGATGCCTGGCATGAAGAAAAGCCCCTCAACTTCAGAGAACTCGGGAAGAAGTTCGGAGAACTCGGCATGCTCGGGGCGTTCATCCCCGAGGAATACGGCTGTCCGGGAATGAACTACACCACATTCGGGTTAATCTGCCAGGAAGTCGAAAGAATCGACAGCGCTCTCAGAAGTTTCGTGGCCGTAACATCCGGCCTCGTCATGTACCCAATATGGAGGTACGGCAGCGAGGAGCAGAAGAAAAAGTACCTTCCCAAGCTTGCGAGCGGAGAGATCATAGGCTGCTTCGGCCTCACCGAGCCAAACCACGGCAGCGATCCCGCAAGCATGGAGGCGAGATGCAAAAAAGACGGAGACGAGTGGATCCTCAATGGAACAAAAACCTGGATTACAGAGGCTGACATAGCAGACATTGCAATCTTCTGGGCGAGAGACGTTGACGACGGCAGGGTGAAGGGATTCATAGTGGAGAAGGGAACCAAAGGCTTCCACCAGAGCGCATTGACTAAGAAAGGCTCAATGAGAGCAGGAGGCGTGGGTGAATTCTCGCTTGTCAACTGCAGAGTCCCGGATGAACAGAGGCTGCCTGAGGCAAAGGGCCTTGGCGCCCCTCTAAGCTGCCTCAATCAGGCAAGGTTCGGCATCTCCTGGGGAGCAGTAGGCATAGCCTTGGACTGCTTTGAGACAGTACTCAGCTATGTGAAGGAGAGGAAGCAGTTTGGAACCCCTCTCGCATCCTTCCAGCTCGTCCAGGAAAAGCTCGCCTACATGCTTATAGAGATCACAAAAGCCCAGCTCGTCGCATGGAGACTGGGCAGACTCATGGATGAGGGCAGGGCAACAACAGAACAGATCTCCTTGGCCAAAAAGAACAACGTCAAAATCGCAAGGGATATAGCAAGACTGGCAAGGGAAATGCTCGGAGCCAACGGCATAAGCCTTGACTACTCCCCGATAAGACACATGGCAAACATCGAGTCAGTCTACACCTACGAAGGCACAGACGACATCCACACCCTCATCCTCGGCAGAGCCATAACCGGAATCCAGGCCTTCAGAAGGGAGCTGAAAATATGA
- a CDS encoding NrpR regulatory domain-containing protein yields MEILKIVSMSSKLTNSIEIAKILHKEKVYVDSRTVRYHLRQLEDLGFITKIGRKGCIITPEGLEQLKRIMVYERLGMPSIQVEKMIASSTFNPETGKGTVLANVAVIPKEDFERAAEIINFVSSLNVFPSPLIAVGDEGESLGDFLVPENHVGLGCISTTVYDSVLRKKGIFVESIAAGVYEIRDSKPVGFVELITHNGATLSPGELFIKAGWTSVRKIAETGNGHVTAAIKRFPFFFSDVVENTVEQFRNMGIDGVIELFAITPEIERIDVTDASKGRLIVFGGGNYFAPLVEEGMDVKLTINATLVEVSEMKPPDKILS; encoded by the coding sequence GTGGAGATACTCAAGATAGTTTCAATGTCATCTAAGCTGACGAATTCAATCGAAATAGCCAAAATCCTCCATAAGGAGAAGGTTTACGTTGACTCCAGAACGGTGAGATATCATCTCAGGCAACTGGAGGATCTTGGTTTTATCACTAAAATTGGAAGGAAAGGCTGCATCATCACACCTGAGGGTCTTGAGCAGCTGAAAAGGATAATGGTTTACGAGAGGCTTGGTATGCCATCCATTCAGGTGGAGAAGATGATCGCCAGCAGTACATTTAATCCTGAAACCGGTAAAGGAACTGTTCTTGCCAATGTTGCCGTGATACCAAAAGAGGATTTTGAAAGGGCGGCAGAGATCATAAATTTCGTATCCTCTCTGAATGTTTTTCCTTCACCGCTGATAGCCGTCGGTGACGAGGGGGAGAGTCTCGGGGATTTTCTCGTTCCGGAAAACCATGTAGGTCTTGGGTGCATTTCCACCACCGTTTATGACAGCGTACTTCGTAAAAAAGGTATATTTGTCGAATCCATAGCGGCAGGAGTTTATGAGATACGAGACAGCAAACCAGTGGGATTTGTGGAGCTAATAACACACAACGGAGCGACTTTAAGTCCCGGTGAATTGTTTATCAAAGCTGGATGGACTTCTGTGAGGAAGATTGCGGAGACGGGCAATGGACATGTTACTGCAGCAATCAAAAGATTTCCCTTCTTCTTTTCAGATGTTGTTGAAAACACTGTTGAACAGTTTAGAAATATGGGTATAGATGGTGTCATAGAACTTTTCGCAATAACGCCAGAGATAGAGAGAATAGATGTCACCGATGCAAGCAAGGGGAGATTAATTGTTTTCGGGGGAGGTAATTATTTTGCTCCACTGGTTGAAGAAGGTATGGATGTTAAATTGACCATAAATGCTACACTGGTTGAAGTAAGCGAAATGAAACCTCCAGATAAAATTTTGAGTTGA
- a CDS encoding solute carrier family 23 protein — protein MNGVRVGIDEKVPLDRAVVLGFQHVLAMFGATITVPLVVGNAIGLEQHQIALLIQAVLLAMGIATILQTTIGSRYPIVQGSSFAFIPGLISIGGSSGLAAVEGALIAGGIIEAIFGGLGIVGRLRRLFTPLVTGVTIMLIGFSLAHVAVKYALNFFADPTAASAPKAFAIALITFAVTVTVALKAKGSLRAMPVIVGAVVGYIVSIPLGMTDFTLVNELPVFNVPSLFPWGIPVFEVSAIIILLFAYMVSIIESVGDYHAISAISEAPITKKHINRGIMSEGIACTIAGALGACGTTSYSENIGLVALTKVASRQVVQIGGIILIVIAMFPKFSGLLASIPQPVLGGLTVALYGMISVTGLRLIKEKVELNDRNVLIIASALIVGLGSPQLPQEFLEHFPRLIASILESGMAVGAITAIILDQVLR, from the coding sequence ATGAATGGTGTGAGAGTGGGTATTGACGAAAAGGTTCCGCTTGACAGAGCGGTGGTTCTTGGGTTCCAGCACGTGCTTGCGATGTTTGGTGCGACGATCACAGTCCCCCTCGTTGTGGGCAATGCCATCGGCCTTGAGCAGCACCAAATAGCACTGCTGATTCAGGCAGTTCTGCTTGCGATGGGAATTGCAACAATTCTTCAGACTACGATAGGTTCCAGATATCCAATTGTACAGGGATCGAGCTTCGCTTTCATTCCTGGTCTCATAAGCATCGGGGGTTCAAGCGGTCTGGCGGCGGTTGAGGGTGCACTTATCGCGGGAGGTATTATCGAGGCGATTTTCGGTGGTCTCGGGATTGTTGGAAGGCTCAGGAGACTGTTCACACCCCTCGTTACAGGAGTGACGATAATGCTCATTGGGTTCTCGCTGGCACACGTTGCGGTGAAGTATGCGCTGAACTTTTTTGCCGATCCTACAGCCGCTTCAGCTCCAAAGGCTTTTGCTATCGCTCTGATAACATTTGCCGTAACTGTGACTGTTGCATTGAAGGCGAAGGGATCGCTGAGGGCGATGCCTGTCATAGTGGGTGCAGTTGTAGGTTACATTGTGAGTATCCCTCTCGGAATGACGGATTTCACTCTTGTGAACGAGCTTCCAGTATTCAACGTTCCATCGCTGTTTCCATGGGGCATTCCAGTTTTTGAGGTTTCAGCGATAATAATCCTGCTGTTTGCATATATGGTCAGCATAATAGAGAGTGTTGGAGATTATCACGCAATTTCTGCAATTTCCGAAGCACCGATTACGAAAAAGCACATAAACAGAGGTATCATGAGTGAGGGAATCGCATGCACGATTGCAGGAGCGCTGGGTGCGTGCGGAACAACGAGCTATTCTGAGAACATAGGGCTTGTGGCGCTCACCAAGGTGGCGAGCAGGCAGGTGGTGCAGATTGGAGGCATCATCCTCATCGTCATAGCAATGTTTCCGAAGTTTTCGGGTTTGCTTGCATCAATTCCTCAGCCTGTCCTGGGCGGTCTTACAGTTGCTCTCTACGGTATGATCAGTGTTACTGGCCTGAGGCTTATCAAGGAAAAAGTTGAGCTTAACGACAGGAACGTTCTGATTATCGCAAGTGCGCTCATTGTCGGGCTTGGCTCCCCGCAGCTTCCACAGGAGTTCCTTGAGCATTTCCCGAGGCTTATTGCAAGCATTCTTGAGTCCGGAATGGCTGTCGGAGCAATAACCGCCATTATTCTCGACCAGGTTTTGAGGTGA
- the hxlA gene encoding 3-hexulose-6-phosphate synthase: MDKPILQVALDLVELKRAVEIAGEALEGGADWLEVGTPLIKSEGMDAIREIKKRFRVKTLADMKTIDTGNVEVEMAAKSGADIVIILALSDDSTIQEAIRAAKKYGSEIMVDMINVPNPVERAKELEELGVDYINVHVGIDQQMKGMDPLEILSNVANEVSIPVAAAGGLDAEKAANCVSLGASIVIVGSNITKSRNVVESARKVREAIDKSWKSGKKVELKKRELDEEIREILMKVSTPNISDAMHRARAMRDVHPVVRGKKIVGKAVTVSAFDGDWAKPVEAIDVAGKGDVIVIKVSGDNAAVWGELATRSCINKGIEGVIIDGAVRDVDDIRELGYPIFAKREVPNAGEPKGFGEINVKIECGGIEVNPGDWIVADDNGVMVIPKERAYEVARRALEVKKHEERIRGEIEDKGRTLAEIVELYKWEKVQ; the protein is encoded by the coding sequence TAAAGAGCGAGGGGATGGATGCAATCAGAGAGATCAAGAAGAGGTTCAGGGTGAAAACCCTTGCCGACATGAAGACCATTGATACCGGTAATGTTGAGGTGGAGATGGCTGCAAAAAGTGGTGCCGACATTGTGATAATCCTCGCACTGAGTGACGATTCCACGATCCAGGAGGCAATCAGGGCAGCAAAAAAATACGGTTCCGAGATTATGGTGGACATGATAAACGTCCCCAATCCGGTTGAAAGGGCGAAAGAGCTTGAGGAGCTTGGTGTTGATTACATAAACGTGCATGTTGGAATAGATCAGCAAATGAAGGGAATGGATCCCCTTGAAATCCTGTCAAATGTTGCGAACGAGGTCAGCATTCCCGTTGCGGCAGCAGGTGGTCTGGATGCTGAAAAGGCTGCAAACTGTGTTTCTCTGGGCGCAAGCATAGTTATTGTGGGTAGCAATATAACAAAGTCAAGAAATGTTGTGGAATCCGCAAGGAAGGTTAGGGAGGCAATAGATAAATCATGGAAAAGCGGAAAGAAGGTGGAACTGAAGAAAAGAGAGCTTGACGAGGAAATAAGAGAGATTCTGATGAAAGTCTCCACACCCAATATCAGCGATGCGATGCACAGGGCAAGGGCCATGAGGGACGTGCATCCTGTCGTGAGGGGGAAGAAGATTGTGGGGAAGGCTGTAACTGTCAGCGCCTTTGATGGTGACTGGGCGAAACCAGTAGAGGCAATAGATGTTGCTGGAAAGGGAGATGTTATCGTTATAAAGGTTTCAGGAGATAACGCAGCAGTGTGGGGTGAGCTCGCCACGAGGAGCTGCATAAACAAGGGGATTGAGGGAGTCATCATTGATGGGGCAGTGAGGGATGTGGATGATATCCGGGAGCTTGGCTACCCGATCTTCGCAAAAAGAGAGGTTCCCAATGCCGGTGAGCCAAAGGGGTTTGGTGAGATTAACGTGAAAATTGAATGTGGCGGGATTGAGGTCAACCCTGGAGACTGGATCGTGGCTGATGATAACGGCGTGATGGTGATACCTAAGGAAAGAGCATATGAGGTGGCAAGAAGGGCACTTGAGGTCAAAAAACATGAAGAGAGAATCAGGGGTGAGATAGAGGACAAGGGAAGAACCCTCGCAGAGATTGTGGAACTTTACAAATGGGAAAAGGTTCAGTAA
- a CDS encoding TRAP transporter large permease subunit, translated as MNALFGVPLPILYIVLLLGIIAILFVVFRRPIYEVMALSYVLLIVFSGRFDLFLKYLIKPSTSTLFYAIVGFLLLAHVFGETRVIDKIIGIILAAVGRFRGGAGYVSLFGSTFMASLSGSGPGNVASTGVFTIPSMIRTGFPRHLAASVEMASSAMGPMIPPSGTILLAFGVLDAMYPEMFTLSEFWLVVWGIGIWFVLQRLVTLIAMTYVYDVKPIPKEELPSLKESLKGSWYVLILPLMIFLPFLIDATMKDLIIARIGADGAKAFSKTVLFFTPPVTMAYAILISRSELSKGGLFNNIARMFKNSYHSVVPVSLTVYFAYSIAYVFKELELGQAVNAAIEPLNLSIVALVLLIVFIGVVLGMVLPGSSQIAILGPTLVTLLVATGMSPVVAAGVLPALTGALEGMTPPLALCMYVAMGIAGSGFKETTKITLVWVGAHVIVLLLLLLGILPIAFA; from the coding sequence TTGAACGCCCTTTTTGGAGTCCCTCTGCCAATACTCTATATAGTGCTGCTGCTGGGAATAATCGCCATACTGTTCGTTGTATTCAGGAGGCCCATATACGAAGTGATGGCACTCTCGTACGTTCTTCTGATAGTGTTCAGCGGAAGGTTCGATCTGTTTCTGAAGTACCTGATAAAGCCCTCGACTAGCACACTGTTCTATGCGATTGTAGGATTTCTGCTGCTAGCACATGTTTTCGGAGAGACCAGAGTCATTGATAAAATAATAGGAATAATACTGGCAGCTGTTGGCAGATTCAGGGGTGGTGCCGGATACGTCAGCCTTTTCGGAAGTACATTCATGGCATCTTTGTCAGGGTCGGGTCCGGGTAACGTTGCCTCGACGGGTGTCTTCACCATCCCATCCATGATACGAACAGGCTTTCCGAGACACCTCGCAGCATCCGTTGAAATGGCGTCAAGCGCAATGGGGCCTATGATTCCACCCTCAGGAACCATCCTGCTCGCTTTCGGAGTGCTCGATGCAATGTATCCCGAGATGTTCACGCTTTCAGAGTTCTGGCTGGTGGTATGGGGAATAGGAATCTGGTTCGTTCTCCAGAGACTTGTAACCCTGATTGCAATGACCTACGTGTATGATGTGAAACCAATACCTAAGGAAGAACTTCCATCGCTTAAAGAGTCGCTGAAGGGCAGCTGGTATGTGCTGATACTCCCCCTGATGATATTCCTGCCGTTCCTGATAGATGCAACAATGAAAGATCTGATAATAGCAAGGATAGGAGCCGACGGAGCAAAAGCTTTTTCCAAGACTGTGCTGTTCTTCACACCCCCTGTCACAATGGCCTACGCAATCCTGATTTCCCGCTCGGAGCTATCTAAAGGTGGCCTCTTCAACAACATCGCCAGAATGTTCAAGAACTCGTACCACAGTGTTGTGCCCGTATCACTCACAGTTTATTTTGCGTATTCCATTGCCTACGTGTTCAAAGAGCTGGAGCTGGGACAGGCTGTGAATGCTGCAATAGAGCCACTGAACCTCAGCATCGTAGCTCTCGTGCTTCTGATAGTCTTCATAGGTGTTGTACTGGGAATGGTTCTTCCAGGCAGTTCACAAATTGCAATACTTGGTCCAACGCTGGTCACACTGCTGGTCGCAACGGGAATGAGTCCGGTTGTAGCCGCCGGAGTTCTGCCAGCACTTACAGGAGCTCTGGAAGGTATGACTCCACCTTTAGCACTGTGCATGTATGTGGCGATGGGAATTGCCGGATCAGGGTTTAAAGAGACCACAAAGATAACTCTCGTGTGGGTGGGAGCCCACGTCATTGTGCTGCTGCTATTGCTCTTAGGCATTCTGCCAATTGCTTTCGCATGA
- the sucC gene encoding ADP-forming succinate--CoA ligase subunit beta produces MRLHEYQAKRIFEEHGISIPKGRVAETSEEAREIAKELGGEVVVKAQVLVGGRGKAGGIKKAENPDEAGKIADGLIGSYIKGHKVEKVLVEEALDIKAEYYVGYVIDKSRKRPALILSRRGGMNVEEIAEKYPDDVIRIHFDPLWGLRDYQVRKVLYEANFDSNEIPELLKIAKNLCTIAFKFEAELTEINPLILTDAGFVAADARLNIDDNSLYRNPELLKLRDATEVDELEREAVLKGLNYVRIGGDIGIVANGAGLAMATMDLIQLMGGRPANFLDTGGGLSDPQKMRMCLEHVVRDENVKVVFVNIFAEITRCEKVAEGIVLAMDTSRRIPHVVKLAGTNEELGKQLLREFAERSGAEIYLVDSIEEGAKKAVEVAGGGV; encoded by the coding sequence ATGAGACTTCATGAGTATCAGGCGAAGAGGATCTTTGAAGAGCATGGTATCTCAATACCGAAAGGGAGAGTTGCTGAAACCTCTGAAGAGGCAAGAGAGATAGCTAAGGAGCTTGGTGGAGAGGTTGTTGTTAAGGCACAAGTTCTTGTGGGTGGCAGGGGCAAGGCAGGAGGAATAAAGAAGGCAGAAAATCCTGATGAAGCTGGAAAGATTGCCGATGGGCTTATTGGGAGCTATATAAAAGGTCATAAAGTTGAAAAAGTTCTCGTAGAGGAGGCACTGGACATTAAGGCGGAGTACTACGTTGGCTATGTAATTGACAAAAGCAGAAAGAGGCCAGCATTGATTCTGAGCAGAAGAGGCGGAATGAATGTGGAAGAGATTGCAGAAAAATATCCTGATGATGTGATCAGAATTCATTTTGATCCCCTGTGGGGTTTGAGAGATTATCAGGTGAGGAAAGTACTGTACGAAGCAAATTTTGATAGCAACGAAATTCCGGAACTTTTGAAAATAGCCAAGAATCTCTGCACAATAGCTTTTAAATTTGAAGCAGAGCTTACTGAGATAAATCCTCTTATTCTGACAGATGCCGGATTCGTTGCTGCCGATGCCAGACTGAACATAGATGATAATTCTCTTTATCGCAATCCGGAACTTCTGAAACTCAGAGATGCAACAGAGGTCGATGAACTCGAAAGGGAGGCGGTGCTTAAAGGACTGAACTATGTCAGAATCGGGGGGGATATTGGGATTGTTGCCAACGGCGCCGGACTGGCAATGGCCACGATGGATCTGATACAGCTCATGGGAGGCAGACCGGCTAACTTTCTGGATACGGGTGGAGGTCTGTCAGATCCCCAGAAAATGAGGATGTGTCTGGAACATGTGGTCAGAGATGAGAATGTCAAGGTCGTTTTTGTAAACATTTTCGCCGAGATTACGAGATGTGAGAAGGTTGCTGAGGGGATAGTTCTTGCTATGGATACCAGCCGCAGAATCCCTCATGTTGTAAAACTTGCAGGAACAAATGAAGAACTTGGAAAGCAATTGCTTCGGGAATTTGCAGAGAGGTCTGGAGCCGAGATTTACTTAGTTGACAGTATTGAAGAAGGGGCTAAAAAAGCTGTGGAGGTTGCGGGAGGTGGTGTTTGA
- the upp gene encoding uracil phosphoribosyltransferase, which yields MIKDGRWDGVYTMEDSPYLMEVLTELRDKETDSIPFRKGLVKFGRFMGYEIIKTMEIEKITVETPLEETEGVVVRDRKNVVIITVLRAAVPMMEGLVKVFEHARIGIVSAVRGKAPEFRVEMNYIKVPHISDEDTVIIADPMIATGSTLLEVIAEIKKYGSPKRIIVAGVLGSPEGISRIKEKHPDVEIFVGKVDRELNDDGYILPGLGDAGDRAFGLPVKLSTLPQLRSIE from the coding sequence ATGATAAAGGATGGTAGGTGGGATGGAGTTTACACGATGGAGGACTCCCCGTATCTTATGGAGGTGCTGACCGAACTGAGAGACAAAGAGACTGATTCAATTCCGTTCAGAAAGGGTCTTGTAAAATTTGGGAGATTCATGGGCTACGAGATAATAAAAACGATGGAGATTGAGAAGATAACTGTTGAGACGCCTCTTGAGGAGACTGAGGGAGTGGTCGTCAGAGACAGAAAAAATGTGGTAATAATAACTGTTCTGAGAGCCGCTGTTCCAATGATGGAAGGACTTGTGAAGGTTTTTGAACATGCCAGAATAGGTATTGTCTCTGCTGTGAGGGGAAAGGCTCCTGAGTTCAGGGTTGAGATGAACTACATTAAGGTACCCCACATAAGCGACGAGGACACTGTCATAATTGCAGACCCAATGATTGCAACAGGCTCAACTCTCCTTGAAGTTATAGCCGAGATAAAGAAATACGGCAGTCCCAAGAGAATCATTGTGGCGGGAGTTCTCGGTTCTCCTGAGGGCATATCGAGAATTAAAGAAAAACACCCTGACGTCGAAATATTCGTCGGAAAGGTCGATAGAGAGCTTAACGATGATGGATATATCCTTCCAGGGCTGGGAGATGCAGGTGACAGGGCTTTTGGATTGCCGGTGAAGCTTTCAACGCTTCCACAGCTGAGGAGTATTGAATAA
- a CDS encoding thymidylate synthase, producing the protein MLIAKDPEKLQKMLISKIINENWKFSSKYGTELRGRPQLVISENPASDFEPDSSGWKACGETYSERVEECISDAIEKLKKVPYTRRVSIPVWRPKDHLCDTPPAITEISLLYADDRLHATAFFRSLDAVNYFTPNFSFVSHVLEEVSRNAGFEAGSVAMLISIPHIYERDVDRVSKEQYTEILGFHKLGTHIVEDYLSSAWHSALETIYYHGDSKRTEWGELFEGQEESKYIHRMFIEVKDPEENQIHDKAPFTKKYGVEYAHDYVIHAGAIDREVKENILKEGETYTYAERARYCEKDEISVDQLYTVIQKLKERKSRRDCYIGISRPWDITSDEPPCLRGYQFGVNETFFGLFYMRSNDAYGAMHANMFAFNLLTRYLAEMCGFSTHRYYHFALDAHIYGEFVESVREILEPETPGYIDMIEKR; encoded by the coding sequence ATGCTCATCGCAAAAGACCCTGAAAAGCTCCAGAAAATGCTGATCTCCAAGATAATTAACGAGAACTGGAAATTCTCCTCAAAATACGGGACAGAGCTGAGAGGAAGGCCTCAGCTCGTGATTTCTGAAAACCCGGCTTCAGACTTTGAACCTGACTCGAGCGGCTGGAAAGCCTGTGGAGAAACATACTCTGAAAGGGTTGAGGAGTGCATCAGTGATGCAATAGAGAAGCTGAAAAAAGTCCCGTACACCCGAAGGGTTTCAATCCCCGTGTGGAGGCCAAAAGACCACCTGTGTGATACACCACCGGCAATAACAGAGATAAGTCTCCTTTACGCAGATGACAGGCTGCATGCTACAGCATTTTTCAGATCTCTTGATGCTGTTAACTACTTCACGCCCAATTTCAGCTTTGTCAGCCATGTTCTGGAGGAAGTTTCCAGAAATGCCGGTTTTGAAGCCGGAAGTGTGGCGATGCTGATCTCGATCCCCCACATTTACGAGAGAGATGTTGATAGAGTGAGCAAAGAGCAATACACGGAGATTCTCGGATTTCACAAGCTCGGTACCCATATAGTGGAGGATTACCTCTCCTCCGCCTGGCATTCAGCCCTTGAAACCATCTACTACCATGGGGACTCAAAAAGAACGGAGTGGGGCGAGCTTTTTGAAGGACAGGAGGAGAGCAAATACATCCACAGAATGTTCATAGAGGTGAAGGATCCGGAAGAAAACCAGATACACGACAAGGCACCATTCACAAAGAAATACGGTGTTGAATACGCCCACGATTACGTCATTCACGCAGGTGCGATAGACAGGGAGGTTAAAGAGAACATACTCAAAGAGGGAGAAACATACACCTATGCCGAGAGGGCAAGATACTGTGAGAAAGACGAGATAAGTGTCGACCAGCTGTATACAGTAATACAGAAGCTGAAAGAGAGAAAAAGCAGGAGAGACTGCTACATAGGAATTTCAAGACCATGGGACATCACGAGCGACGAGCCGCCATGTCTGAGAGGGTACCAGTTCGGAGTCAATGAAACATTCTTCGGACTGTTCTACATGCGTTCAAACGATGCCTATGGTGCCATGCATGCAAACATGTTTGCATTCAACCTGCTTACCAGATATCTCGCAGAGATGTGCGGGTTCAGCACCCACAGATACTACCACTTTGCGCTCGACGCCCACATTTATGGAGAATTCGTAGAATCTGTAAGAGAAATACTCGAACCGGAAACTCCGGGATACATTGACATGATTGAAAAAAGATGA
- the sucD gene encoding succinate--CoA ligase subunit alpha, whose product MAILVDERTRVIVQGITGFQGKFQTKRMLEYGTKIVGGVSPGKGGQEVFGIPVFNTMDEAVEETGANTSIIYVPARFAYDAVLEAIDSELDLVVCVTEGIPLYDEMRVHLRLENSRTVLIGPNCPGVISPGKSKVGLLPDRCFAPGRLGIVSRSGTLTYQISENLTKAGIGQSTVVGIGGDPMPGLTFRDVLEMFEEDDGTDTVLLIGEIGGSAEEEAAEYIATKMSKPVVGYIAGVTAPPGKKMGHAGAIIEGRKGTAESKIDALMDAGVTVVQSLQDVVDAIRNIMQ is encoded by the coding sequence ATGGCAATACTTGTCGATGAACGCACAAGGGTGATAGTTCAGGGAATTACAGGGTTTCAGGGAAAATTTCAGACCAAAAGAATGCTTGAATACGGAACAAAGATTGTTGGAGGAGTCTCTCCGGGAAAGGGTGGCCAAGAAGTTTTTGGAATTCCAGTATTCAACACTATGGATGAGGCTGTTGAAGAAACGGGAGCCAACACTTCGATAATTTACGTACCTGCTAGATTTGCCTATGATGCAGTTCTAGAGGCTATAGATTCCGAACTGGATCTTGTGGTCTGTGTAACTGAAGGGATCCCCCTCTACGATGAAATGAGGGTCCATTTAAGGCTTGAGAATTCCAGAACCGTGCTCATCGGCCCGAACTGTCCCGGTGTTATCAGTCCTGGAAAATCAAAGGTGGGTCTCCTCCCAGACAGGTGTTTCGCTCCGGGGAGATTAGGTATAGTTTCAAGAAGTGGAACGCTCACCTACCAGATTTCCGAGAATCTCACCAAGGCAGGAATTGGCCAGTCAACGGTCGTCGGAATAGGTGGGGATCCGATGCCAGGACTGACCTTCAGGGATGTTCTTGAGATGTTTGAGGAGGATGATGGGACGGATACTGTCCTGCTCATAGGTGAAATCGGGGGAAGTGCTGAGGAAGAGGCGGCAGAATACATTGCAACAAAAATGAGCAAGCCTGTTGTAGGATACATAGCTGGCGTAACCGCCCCTCCTGGCAAAAAAATGGGTCATGCAGGTGCAATCATCGAAGGTCGAAAAGGAACGGCAGAGTCTAAAATAGATGCTTTGATGGATGCAGGAGTTACAGTTGTGCAGTCCCTTCAGGATGTGGTCGATGCTATAAGAAATATTATGCAATGA